Proteins from a genomic interval of Centroberyx gerrardi isolate f3 chromosome 23, fCenGer3.hap1.cur.20231027, whole genome shotgun sequence:
- the LOC139930007 gene encoding E3 ubiquitin-protein ligase TRIM39-like: protein MASPSVLLSEEQFHCCICLDVFSEPVSIPCGHSFCSACITRHWDGSQVISCPRCKRVFQGRPELCENSFAKEMAEQIRARRQNGVSSTLGKSRGVYCDVCVGSKMKALKSCLVCLTSYCQTHLEPHLRVAILKIHKLIEPVANLEDRICKRHQRLLELFCRSDQRCVCVLCTETDHRCHDTVPVERESGEKKAQMKRTEAEVQQMIQDRLEKVEEMKHSVELSKKNSKRDIEDSMEVFSTLLRSMKRSQAELIEEIQKQQKAAERRAEGLITQLQQEIRELEGRRSELEQLSHTEDHLHLLQTCPSLSSPPSTKPCAAMVVHSDTCVGIVRRAVAHIEELLPPALKKLSNQEHETIQQYAVDVHLDPRTANPWLVLSEDGRRVWDGDVEQNLLDLPERFDTAPCVLAARGFITGRHYWEVDVGDKTAWDLGVARQSVNRKGLVTLSPEDGYWVICLRRGGEYRACAGQAVMLCLPQRPQVVGVFVDYEDGTVSFYDAEARSHIYSFTKFHFTEAVFPLFNPDMSDSGNNKSPLIICPVSGINRGGALDDITI from the exons ATGGCTTCCCCCAGCGTTCTCCTGTCAGAGGAGCAGTTTCACTGTTGCATCTGTCTGGATGTTTTCTCCGAGCCCGTCTCCATCCCCTGCGGACACAGCTTCTGCTCGGCCTGCATCACAAGACACTGGGACGGCAGCCAGGTCATCAGCTGTCCCAGATGTAAGAGGGTCTTTCAGGGCCGTCCAGAGCTTTGCGAGAACTCCTTCGCCAAGGAAATGGCCGAGCAGATCCGAGCGAGACGGCAAAACGGCGTGTCGTCGACGCTGGGAAAATCCAGAGGCGTGTATTGTGACGTGTGTGTCGGGAGTAAGATGAAGGCCCTGaagtcctgcctggtgtgtctgACCTCATACTGCCAGACTCACCTGGAGCCTCACCTGAGAGTTGCCATCTTGAAGATCCACAAGCTGATTGAGCCTGTGGCGAACCTGGAAGACAGGATTTGTAAGAGGCACCAAAGGCTCCTGGAGCTGTTCTGCAGGAGCgaccagaggtgtgtgtgtgtgctgtgcacCGAGACCGACCACCGCTGCCACGACACCGTTccagtggagagggagagcggtgAGAAGAAG GCTCAGATGAaaaggacagaggcagaggttCAGCAGATGATCCAGGACAGactggagaaggtggaggagatgAAACACTCTGTGGAGCTCAGCAAA AAAAACTCAAAGAGGGATATAGAAGACAGCATGGAGGTCTTCTCCACTCTGTTGCGCTCCATGAAGAGAAGCCAGGCTGAGCTCATTGAAGAGATCCAGAAGCAgcagaaagcagcagagaggagagctgagggGCTCATCACACAGCTGCAGCAGGAAATCAGAGAGCTGGAGGGGAGAAGAAGTGAACTGGAGCAGCTCTCTCACACTGAGGACCATCTCCATCTGCTACAG ACATGTCCATCTCTGAGTTCTCCTCCATCCACCAAGCCCTGTGCTGCGATGGTTGTCCATTCAGATACCTGTGTGGGGATTGTAAGGAGAGCGGTGGCCCACATTGAAGAGCTGCTGCCACCAGCTTTGAAGAAGCTTTCCAATCAAG AGCATGAGACGATCCAGCAGTATGCAG TTGATGTTCATCTGGACCCCAGGACAGCCAACCCCTGGCTGGTTCTATCAGAGGATGGGAGACGAGTCTGGGATGGAGATGTAGAACAGAACCTGCTGGATTTACCAGAGCGCTTCGACACGGCACCGTGTGTCCTCGCCGCCAGG GGTTTCATCACAGGGAGGCACTACTGGGAGGTTGACGTCGGAGACAAGACGGCGTGGGACTTGGGCGTGGCTCGACAGTCGGTCAACAGGAAGGGTTTGGTCACGCTGAGCCCAGAGGACGGTTACTGGGTGATTTGTTTGAGGAGGGGAGGCGAGTACCGGGCATGTGCGGGACAGGCGGTGATGCTGTGTCTCCCTCAGAGGCCGCAGGTCGTCGGGGTGTTTGTGGATTACGAGGACGGGACGGTGTCGTTCTACGATGCGGAGGCCCGGTCTCACATCTATTCCTTTACCAAGTTCCACTTCACCGAGGCCGTGTTTCCGCTTTTTAACCCGGATATGAGTGACAGCGGCAACAACAAATCACCGCTCATAATCTGTCCTGTCAGTGGTATCAACAGGGGCGGGGCTTTAGACGACATTACAATATGA